ATTCTTTTTGTGCGGCAGTGGTCATCTTGCCGAACGGCATAGGATATATAACCTCTGGACCCCTGAACGATGATTTCCCTATCTCACAGTAGCCTGGACAACCGTCAAGACAAATCGTGCACATACCACTGGTAGGAGTAACATCGTTGGGCGTCCTATTCCTCGTACCCGTAGCTATCGCTCTGTTGGGCAACGATATGGCCATACTTTAATTCCTCCTTTTATTCATAGACAGAATTAGGCAAGTGTCTGTATATGAAAGCTAAGTTGCCATCAAAATATTGGTACATATAACAGTATAGGCCTCCCTACCAGCTATACAAGAAACATTTGCAAGTGACGTAAACAGCTTAGCGCCACGTCTTTGCATAGTTAACCCAGAAGTAACGGGACGTTAGAATCTAGCATAAAAACAAAAAAAGGCAAGAGGAAAATACGTTTCCCCTTGCCTCCCACCAACCTTCATGTTTGACCTGTAAGTGCTTGTGTACAGCATACCTTCTCGAGCCCATCCCATAATATGGTCCTGATGTCCAGTATTTTCTTTGCTCCGCGGGAGATGAGCTGCTGGCCCTCTTCGGTGTTGGCATAGGGTTTTATAGCCCTTTCCATGTTTTTTCCGTGCTCCACGTCCAGCTCGATATGGGCCTCGAAGAAAAAGAGGTCGTCCTTGCCGAATTTTCCGCTCTTCTTCAGACCCGTAAATATCGGCTTGTAGAAGTATGGCACTACGGCCTCCGTCCCCGGTCCCAGAGTTCCCATGGATTCAAGGTAGTGACCGAGCCTGCAGGTGAAGAGATACTCGTCAATAAACGCCCTTGTGCAGGGCAACGCATCGGTTTCTTCCAGGCTCTCCATGTCAACACCCGCAGCCGCTGCAAACCTCCTGAAGAGGTTAGGGTGGCTGCCTTCGCTCCAGTCGAGTCCGACCTCATCCCAGAGGTTTTGGACTAACGGCCTTCTGGCCTCCTCATAAGGGATGTTAGAGACAACGGCGGCCAGGTATCTTGTGAACCACCTGGAGAAAAGGTAATACTGCTCGGCAAACGTCTTTATACCCTGTGGGGTGACGTCGCCTGCGGCAAACTTCTTCAGGAACGGATGTCCTTTTACCGCCACATGGTTCTGGCATTCAGCATTCAGTTCCTTGAAGAATTGCTCAGGTGTTCTGGCCATTAAGGTGCTGCCTCTTCTTACCAGTTGTTTCTACACACAGATTGAACAACCAACGGGCAAACGGGTGCTCCCCGGGGGTTACAGGCAGCAAGCCCTTTCCAGGCCGCTCCAGAAGACCTGCCTGGCGTCCAGCATGTACTTTGTCCCGCGCCTCATCAGTTCCTGGTGTTCCGGGTTATCGGCATATGGCTCCATCGATTCCCATATGTTTTCGCTGTGTTCCACGTCCAGGGTGATGTGCGCGTCAAAAAACAGGAGGTCTTCTTTTTTGTACCCTAACTTTATAAGGCCGTCGAGGATGGGTCTGTAGATATAGGGCACTATGTACTCGGTACCGGGGCCGAGTGCGGCTATGGCCTCGATATAATGTAACTTGGGGAGGTTAAAGTATCTCTCCACGAAGAGTGACGTCTCTGGAAGCGGCACCACGTGCCCGAGATCGGCCCCAACGGCGTTACAGAAACTCCTGAATATGTTGGCGTGCACAA
Above is a genomic segment from Candidatus Bathyanammoxibius amoris containing:
- a CDS encoding iron-containing redox enzyme family protein, coding for MARTPEQFFKELNAECQNHVAVKGHPFLKKFAAGDVTPQGIKTFAEQYYLFSRWFTRYLAAVVSNIPYEEARRPLVQNLWDEVGLDWSEGSHPNLFRRFAAAAGVDMESLEETDALPCTRAFIDEYLFTCRLGHYLESMGTLGPGTEAVVPYFYKPIFTGLKKSGKFGKDDLFFFEAHIELDVEHGKNMERAIKPYANTEEGQQLISRGAKKILDIRTILWDGLEKVCCTQALTGQT
- a CDS encoding iron-containing redox enzyme family protein, whose amino-acid sequence is MVKVANAFLESLKKEVHAHPAMNHPFLKKFGEGKLKPEGPRIFAEQYYQYSRNFSMYLAMLISIIPDEPARKPLIKNLYEEYGGRSEEQRDMDLELVHANIFRSFCNAVGADLGHVVPLPETSLFVERYFNLPKLHYIEAIAALGPGTEYIVPYIYRPILDGLIKLGYKKEDLLFFDAHITLDVEHSENIWESMEPYADNPEHQELMRRGTKYMLDARQVFWSGLERACCL